Proteins encoded in a region of the Sphingomonas sp. OV641 genome:
- a CDS encoding energy transducer TonB has protein sequence MIGLAICVLVMMFIEQQIASWSIPAAESERVADDVSPISAPSRQASSAACNNPAEWITADDYPMEAIRNDYEGTVRISWTVKDNGRIGSCEVIEPSGHAMLDLAGCQAIIRRGCYDPAKLTSQRTYSRRIVWRLPRD, from the coding sequence GCCATATGCGTGCTGGTCATGATGTTCATCGAGCAGCAGATCGCGAGTTGGTCGATCCCCGCTGCCGAGAGCGAACGCGTTGCCGACGATGTTTCGCCGATTTCAGCGCCGTCCAGACAGGCCTCGAGCGCTGCCTGCAACAATCCGGCCGAATGGATCACGGCCGATGATTATCCTATGGAGGCGATCCGCAACGATTACGAAGGTACCGTTCGGATCAGCTGGACGGTTAAGGACAATGGCCGCATCGGTTCGTGTGAGGTGATTGAGCCAAGCGGCCATGCCATGCTAGATCTCGCAGGTTGCCAGGCGATCATCAGACGGGGCTGCTACGATCCGGCTAAGCTGACCAGCCAACGCACGTACTCACGGCGAATTGTATGGCGACTTCCGCGTGATTGA
- the secA gene encoding preprotein translocase subunit SecA, with protein sequence MFGNIAKSLFGSSNDRYVRSLNPVLAKIASFETSLQAMDDATLANQTVLFRERLANGEKLDALLPEAFATVREAAKRVLGQRHYDVQMIGGIVLHRGEIAEMRTGEGKTLVATLATYLNALPGDGVHVITVNDYLAARDADWMGRVYRFLGLTVGVIVPNLSDEQRRQAYAADITYGTNNEFGFDYLRDNMKYDRASMVQRPFAMAIVDEVDSVLIDEARTPLIISGPTDDKSDLYMKVDAVVKQITPDDYEKDEKQKTIVLTEEGTERIERLLEGAGLLEGANLYDFENTQVVHHLNQALRANVMFKRDTDYIVKDGKVVIIDEFTGRMMDGRRWSDGLHQAVEAKEGVQIEPENQTMASITFQNYFRMYPKLAGMTGTAATEAAEFFDIYKMNVVTIPTNNPIRRIDEEDEFYKDTHDKFRAIAKRIREHAEKGQPVLVGTVSIEKSELLSDFLRQEGVDHSVLNARYHEQEAHIVAQAGRLGAVTIATNMAGRGTDIQLGGNLEFRVEDELAGMPEGPERVAAVEQIKAEIAAEKARVLEAGGLFVLGTERHESRRIDNQLRGRSGRQGDPGLSRFYLSLDDDLLRIFGPDTLFARMMRNNIEDGEAIGSKWLTKAIETAQKKVEARNYDIRKQVVEYDDVMNDQRKVIYEQRADIMDADTVGDVVEDMRAETVNTIVGEACPVGSYPEQWDVEGMKARLADVLNVQPAIDDWLKEDAIDPEMVTERVRVEADTMVAAKAAELEPETWTQVEKSILLQNLDHHWKEHLATLDALRQVVHLRAYAQKTPINEYKQEAFALFQRMLDNIREDVTKTIAFAQFQLQAPPPLPDLPDFITTHFDPFSGEDNSADVDGGTLGLIQTQVPPMQIPQPSAAELGEDPENWRGQVSRNSPCPCGSGRKYKHCHGAV encoded by the coding sequence ATGTTCGGCAACATCGCCAAGTCGCTCTTCGGCTCGTCCAACGATCGCTACGTCCGCTCGCTCAATCCCGTCCTCGCCAAGATCGCCTCTTTTGAGACGTCGCTGCAGGCGATGGACGACGCCACGCTCGCCAACCAGACGGTGCTTTTCCGTGAGCGTCTGGCCAATGGCGAGAAGCTGGACGCGCTTCTTCCCGAAGCGTTCGCCACCGTCCGCGAGGCCGCGAAGCGCGTGCTTGGGCAGCGGCACTACGACGTTCAGATGATCGGCGGCATCGTGCTTCATCGCGGCGAAATCGCAGAGATGCGCACCGGTGAGGGCAAGACGCTGGTGGCGACCCTCGCGACCTATCTCAATGCGCTTCCGGGCGATGGTGTGCACGTCATCACCGTGAATGACTATCTGGCCGCGCGCGACGCAGACTGGATGGGCCGGGTGTATCGCTTCCTTGGCCTTACCGTTGGCGTGATCGTCCCGAACCTCAGCGACGAACAGCGTCGCCAGGCCTATGCAGCGGACATCACCTACGGCACGAATAACGAGTTCGGGTTCGACTATCTGCGCGACAATATGAAGTACGACCGTGCTTCGATGGTGCAGCGCCCGTTCGCGATGGCGATCGTCGATGAGGTCGATTCGGTGCTGATCGACGAGGCGCGGACGCCGCTGATCATCTCCGGGCCGACGGACGACAAGAGCGATCTCTACATGAAGGTCGATGCGGTGGTGAAGCAGATCACCCCCGACGATTACGAGAAGGACGAGAAGCAGAAGACCATCGTCCTGACGGAAGAAGGCACGGAGCGGATCGAGCGCCTGCTCGAAGGCGCAGGCCTTCTCGAAGGCGCAAATCTCTACGATTTCGAGAACACCCAGGTGGTGCACCACCTGAACCAGGCGCTGCGGGCGAACGTGATGTTCAAGCGTGACACCGACTATATCGTGAAGGATGGCAAGGTCGTCATCATCGACGAGTTCACCGGCCGTATGATGGACGGCCGGCGCTGGTCGGATGGCCTTCACCAAGCCGTCGAGGCGAAGGAAGGGGTGCAGATCGAGCCCGAGAACCAGACGATGGCTTCGATCACCTTCCAAAATTATTTCCGTATGTACCCGAAGCTTGCTGGCATGACCGGCACCGCCGCCACCGAAGCGGCGGAGTTCTTCGACATCTACAAGATGAACGTTGTCACCATTCCCACGAACAATCCCATTCGGCGGATCGACGAGGAGGATGAGTTCTACAAGGACACGCACGACAAGTTCCGTGCAATCGCCAAGCGCATCCGTGAACATGCCGAGAAGGGGCAGCCGGTGCTCGTCGGCACCGTGTCGATCGAGAAGTCGGAACTGCTCAGCGATTTCCTGCGGCAGGAGGGCGTCGACCATTCGGTGCTGAATGCTCGCTATCACGAGCAGGAAGCGCATATCGTGGCGCAGGCGGGTCGCCTGGGTGCGGTGACCATCGCCACCAACATGGCCGGCCGCGGTACCGACATTCAGCTCGGCGGCAATCTGGAATTCCGCGTCGAGGATGAACTGGCGGGCATGCCCGAGGGACCGGAGCGCGTTGCGGCGGTTGAACAGATCAAGGCGGAGATCGCGGCGGAAAAGGCCCGCGTGCTCGAGGCAGGCGGCCTCTTCGTGCTGGGTACCGAACGGCACGAAAGCCGGCGCATCGACAATCAGCTGCGCGGCCGTTCCGGCCGTCAGGGCGACCCTGGGCTCAGCCGCTTCTACCTCAGCCTGGACGACGATCTGCTGCGCATCTTTGGTCCGGATACGCTGTTCGCGCGCATGATGCGCAACAACATCGAGGATGGTGAGGCGATCGGCAGCAAGTGGCTGACCAAGGCGATCGAGACCGCGCAGAAAAAGGTTGAGGCGCGCAACTACGACATCCGTAAGCAGGTCGTCGAATATGATGACGTGATGAACGATCAGCGGAAGGTCATTTACGAGCAGCGCGCCGATATCATGGACGCTGACACCGTAGGCGACGTGGTGGAGGACATGCGAGCCGAGACCGTCAACACGATTGTCGGCGAGGCTTGCCCGGTCGGCTCCTATCCGGAGCAATGGGACGTCGAGGGAATGAAGGCGCGTCTCGCCGATGTGCTCAACGTGCAGCCCGCGATCGACGATTGGCTGAAGGAAGACGCCATCGACCCGGAAATGGTGACGGAGCGCGTGCGCGTCGAAGCCGACACCATGGTAGCCGCCAAGGCGGCCGAACTGGAGCCGGAGACCTGGACGCAGGTCGAAAAGTCCATCCTGCTCCAGAACCTGGATCATCACTGGAAGGAGCATTTGGCCACGCTCGATGCGTTGCGGCAGGTGGTTCACCTGCGTGCTTATGCTCAGAAGACGCCGATCAACGAATATAAGCAGGAGGCCTTCGCGCTCTTCCAACGCATGCTCGATAACATCCGGGAGGATGTGACGAAGACGATCGCGTTTGCACAATTCCAGCTGCAGGCGCCGCCGCCGCTTCCCGATCTGCCGGACTTTATCACCACCCACTTTGACCCGTTCTCAGGTGAGGATAATTCCGCCGATGTCGATGGCGGCACGCTTGGCCTCATTCAGACCCAGGTTCCCCCGATGCAGATCCCGCAGCCGTCGGCCGCGGAACTTGGGGAGGATCCGGAGAACTGGCGCGGTCAGGTGAGCCGTAACTCTCCGTGCCCATGCGGTTCAGGGCGCAAGTACAAGCATTGCCACGGCGCCGTCTGA
- a CDS encoding glycosyltransferase family 1 protein: MQPSDLRVALFSGNYNYTRDGANQALNLLVGHLLSRGVHVRVYSPTVSQPAFPATGDLVDVPAIPLPGERGEYRLARGLPAKVRRDLATFAPNLIHVSAPDILGHRAVSYARRHGIARVASLHTRFETYPRYYGMAFIEPLFERMLARFYDRVDRVLVPGPLIGEILHDWGVQTPTTVWSRGVNHDRFSPGRRDLAWRRQLGIADHEVAIGFLGRLVKEKGLDVFAAVTAELKRRNVSHRVLVIGEGPARDWFAAQVPDAAFAGFQTGDELGRAVASMDIFFNPSVTETFGNVTLEAMAAGVPVVAARASGAVGLVDDEVTGFLVEPRDIAGYADALTTLIVDPERRKKIGRAGNAKASTYRWDVINEAVLQTYLRDAVAGERCSGSGS, from the coding sequence ATGCAGCCGTCGGACCTTCGTGTCGCATTATTCAGCGGCAACTATAATTACACGCGAGACGGCGCGAATCAGGCGCTCAACCTGCTGGTCGGTCACCTTCTCAGCCGCGGCGTGCACGTGCGGGTCTATTCGCCAACGGTGTCGCAGCCGGCTTTTCCGGCCACTGGCGACCTTGTTGACGTTCCCGCCATACCGCTGCCGGGCGAACGCGGAGAATATCGGCTGGCGCGCGGCCTGCCCGCAAAGGTGCGCCGCGACTTGGCGACGTTCGCACCGAACCTGATCCACGTATCGGCGCCGGATATTCTCGGCCATCGCGCTGTCAGCTACGCACGGCGCCATGGCATCGCCCGCGTGGCGTCACTTCACACCCGCTTCGAAACCTATCCCCGTTATTACGGCATGGCGTTCATCGAGCCTCTTTTTGAACGCATGCTTGCCCGCTTCTACGACCGCGTCGACCGGGTACTGGTTCCAGGGCCGCTGATCGGTGAGATCCTGCACGACTGGGGGGTGCAAACGCCGACAACCGTCTGGTCTCGCGGCGTCAACCACGACCGCTTCTCGCCAGGGCGCCGCGATCTTGCGTGGCGGCGACAGCTGGGCATCGCCGATCATGAGGTGGCGATCGGTTTTCTTGGCAGGCTGGTGAAGGAGAAGGGGCTCGACGTCTTTGCCGCGGTGACGGCCGAGCTGAAGCGGCGCAACGTCTCGCACCGCGTTCTCGTCATCGGTGAAGGGCCAGCGCGGGACTGGTTTGCGGCGCAGGTTCCGGACGCGGCCTTCGCTGGCTTTCAGACCGGCGACGAGCTTGGCCGCGCCGTTGCTTCCATGGACATATTCTTCAATCCGAGCGTCACCGAGACGTTCGGAAACGTGACCCTGGAGGCGATGGCGGCGGGCGTGCCGGTTGTCGCGGCCAGGGCATCCGGCGCGGTCGGGCTGGTGGATGATGAAGTCACGGGCTTCCTTGTCGAACCTCGGGATATCGCCGGCTATGCGGACGCGCTGACGACGCTGATCGTGGATCCGGAGCGACGGAAGAAGATCGGCCGAGCAGGGAATGCGAAGGCCTCAACCTACCGCTGGGACGTCATCAACGAGGCGGTCCTGCAGACCTATTTGCGAGATGCAGTGGCCGGCGAGCGCTGTAGCGGCTCCGGCTCGTAG
- a CDS encoding cation:proton antiporter, which yields MAIGLENPQFSDALVILGAAGLVIPAFARFRISPVIGFILVGLLVGPAGLGSQVERAPWLYYLTISNPESIEPFAEFGIVLLLFSIGLELSFRRLWAMRRLVFGIGPAELLGSALLIGTALHLLGQGWPGAIGLGLALALSSTALVLPLVGTTSAVGRGAFAMLLFEDLALVPIIFALGALAPSAGDGGFGNIGMVALRGGITVVAIYIGGRMVLPRLFAQAARTKSPELFLAASLLVVIVASVATTAAGLSPIVGALLAGLLIAETEYHTEVEVITAPFKGLALGVFLISVGMSLDLRLIAKNWTDLLLAVAGVVAVKTVVTYLFLRIANARRGVAAETGLLMGSPSETTLIVLATAAQAQLIQASTAAFWQTVTAIGLTITPVLAKTGSAISKRIEGGDDISAGPPDDGKHTVIIGFGRVGRMVAELLDVHQQPYVAVEADIDVVKTARLSGRSVIYGDVIRPQLVDRLNLPAARALVLTMDDPVLTVRLARRVRALAPDLPIIARARDAAHAAELYRAGVTDAVPETLESSLQLSEAVLVDLGVAMGPVIASIHEKRDELRQTIRQQSKLSREPRIRRVPRQSEIAAREESNGRSA from the coding sequence ATGGCGATTGGTCTTGAGAATCCGCAATTTTCTGATGCACTAGTGATCCTCGGCGCTGCCGGCCTCGTCATTCCCGCCTTTGCCCGTTTCCGCATCAGCCCGGTAATCGGCTTCATCCTCGTCGGCCTGCTTGTCGGTCCTGCGGGCCTTGGCAGCCAGGTGGAACGCGCGCCGTGGCTCTATTACCTGACCATCTCGAACCCGGAGTCGATCGAACCCTTTGCAGAGTTCGGCATCGTTCTGCTGCTCTTCTCCATCGGGCTTGAGCTGTCGTTCCGGCGCTTGTGGGCGATGCGCCGACTGGTGTTCGGCATCGGGCCGGCGGAGTTGCTGGGCTCGGCATTGCTGATCGGCACGGCGCTGCACCTGCTGGGTCAGGGCTGGCCGGGTGCGATCGGGCTCGGTCTCGCATTGGCGCTCTCATCCACTGCCTTGGTGCTTCCACTCGTGGGCACAACAAGCGCGGTAGGCCGCGGCGCCTTCGCCATGCTCTTGTTCGAAGATCTCGCGCTGGTGCCTATCATCTTTGCTCTCGGCGCACTGGCGCCCTCAGCGGGGGATGGCGGGTTTGGCAACATCGGCATGGTGGCCTTGCGCGGCGGGATCACTGTGGTGGCGATCTACATCGGCGGTCGCATGGTCCTGCCGAGGTTGTTCGCTCAGGCCGCCCGAACGAAGAGCCCCGAGCTGTTTCTTGCCGCTTCGCTGCTGGTCGTCATCGTGGCGAGCGTTGCCACCACGGCCGCCGGCCTGTCGCCGATCGTCGGTGCGCTTCTTGCCGGACTGTTGATTGCGGAAACCGAGTATCACACCGAAGTTGAGGTGATCACTGCGCCCTTCAAGGGCCTCGCACTGGGCGTTTTTCTGATCAGCGTCGGTATGAGCCTCGACCTCAGGTTGATCGCAAAGAACTGGACGGACCTGCTGCTCGCCGTGGCGGGCGTGGTCGCGGTGAAGACGGTGGTCACCTACCTTTTCCTGCGCATCGCCAATGCCCGCCGTGGCGTAGCCGCGGAAACAGGCCTGCTTATGGGCAGCCCGTCGGAAACCACGCTGATCGTGCTCGCCACGGCCGCTCAGGCCCAGCTCATCCAAGCGTCCACGGCGGCATTCTGGCAGACCGTCACCGCGATCGGGCTGACCATCACGCCGGTTCTTGCCAAAACGGGCAGCGCTATTTCCAAGCGAATCGAGGGCGGAGACGACATCTCGGCCGGACCACCCGACGACGGCAAACACACCGTGATCATTGGTTTTGGGCGGGTTGGCCGGATGGTTGCAGAACTGCTGGACGTGCACCAGCAGCCCTATGTGGCGGTGGAGGCCGACATCGACGTCGTGAAGACGGCACGGCTGAGCGGACGATCGGTGATTTATGGCGATGTGATCCGTCCGCAACTGGTGGACAGGCTGAACCTTCCGGCGGCGCGGGCACTGGTGCTGACGATGGACGACCCCGTGCTTACCGTGCGACTTGCCCGCCGTGTACGGGCGCTCGCACCCGACCTGCCGATCATCGCGCGCGCCCGCGATGCAGCGCATGCGGCAGAGCTCTACCGCGCCGGGGTGACTGACGCCGTGCCGGAGACGCTGGAGAGTTCACTGCAGCTTTCGGAGGCGGTGCTGGTCGATCTTGGCGTCGCTATGGGTCCGGTCATCGCCTCCATCCACGAAAAGCGCGACGAGCTTCGCCAGACGATCCGTCAGCAATCCAAGCTTAGCCGCGAGCCGCGCATCCGGCGCGTGCCGCGCCAGAGCGAGATTGCTGCGCGCGAAGAATCTAATGGACGATCTGCCTAG
- the opgC gene encoding OpgC domain-containing protein gives MDDDRAVLRSGSRQSREQDGELGISSVSSNNGGPGIAPGPTIAREPRIDILRGCALVTIVVNHLSQIAEAGGITTWLVPTPTRYGYSTAAELFVILSGYMVGLVYLARPSPARAVLRRAATLWVYNLALLAVIAPLVLVMSPAELAFWRLSELADHPGKVIFRMATLQAAPRLLDILLLYVTLMLSAPVAIAIHRRSPTAMIAVSVALYVAAQIFTIAHVSASPTATDDGILKLLSWQILFFVPMALGARKVHVGLFFCLERKRAPLIAFVSIFLIAAAAKVTEYALPAWLMPRYGLHVLRLGHAVLVLMLYAALLAAAGPLLRAAPMRVLGTIGRHSLDCFAAGVVVTYVFGVAWNRGGGGYLSYYLMIVAAIVVTALVGWYREEQRTGRMTSVADNRVGSGQGN, from the coding sequence GTGGATGACGACCGAGCAGTTCTTCGAAGCGGTTCGCGTCAATCTCGAGAACAAGATGGCGAGCTGGGCATAAGCTCGGTCTCGTCAAACAACGGAGGTCCCGGCATCGCGCCGGGACCGACCATTGCCCGCGAGCCGCGCATCGACATCCTTCGCGGATGCGCGCTCGTTACCATCGTCGTGAACCACCTGAGCCAGATCGCCGAGGCTGGCGGGATCACGACATGGCTCGTTCCGACACCCACTCGCTACGGCTATTCCACCGCCGCGGAACTGTTCGTCATTCTGTCGGGCTATATGGTTGGGCTGGTTTATCTCGCACGACCTAGCCCTGCCCGCGCCGTGCTGCGTCGTGCGGCAACCTTGTGGGTCTATAATCTCGCGCTGCTCGCCGTGATCGCCCCGCTTGTGCTCGTCATGAGCCCGGCCGAGCTGGCTTTCTGGCGCTTGAGCGAGCTTGCCGATCATCCCGGCAAGGTGATCTTCCGCATGGCAACGCTTCAGGCCGCGCCGCGGCTGCTCGACATTCTGCTTCTCTACGTGACCTTGATGCTAAGTGCGCCGGTGGCGATCGCCATCCACCGACGATCGCCCACTGCCATGATCGCCGTGTCCGTTGCGCTATATGTCGCCGCGCAGATCTTCACGATCGCTCACGTCTCTGCATCCCCCACAGCGACGGACGATGGCATTCTGAAGCTGCTGAGCTGGCAGATATTGTTCTTCGTGCCCATGGCGCTTGGCGCGAGAAAGGTCCACGTCGGCCTGTTCTTTTGTTTAGAGCGCAAACGCGCCCCGCTGATCGCATTCGTGTCCATCTTTCTGATCGCAGCGGCAGCGAAGGTGACCGAATATGCGCTGCCGGCCTGGCTGATGCCGCGTTACGGCCTGCATGTTCTTCGGCTGGGGCACGCCGTCCTCGTGCTGATGCTTTATGCTGCACTCCTCGCAGCGGCCGGTCCGCTCCTTCGTGCGGCGCCGATGAGGGTTCTGGGCACGATCGGCCGCCACAGCCTGGACTGTTTCGCCGCAGGCGTCGTGGTGACCTATGTTTTTGGAGTCGCCTGGAATCGCGGAGGTGGTGGCTATCTTTCGTATTATCTGATGATCGTCGCGGCAATCGTCGTGACAGCGCTGGTCGGGTGGTATCGTGAGGAACAAAGGACCGGCCGAATGACAAGCGTTGCTGACAATCGGGTTGGATCGGGGCAAGGGAACTGA
- a CDS encoding NADP-dependent isocitrate dehydrogenase, protein MAKIKVKTPVVEIDGDEMTRIIWEWIRERLIKPYLDIELDYYDLGMEHRDNTDDKVTTDSAKAIQKYGVGVKCATITPDEARVEEFGLKKMWKSPNGTIRNILGGVVFREPIVIKNVPRLIPGWTHPIVVGRHAFGDQYRATDFKVPGAGKLTMKWTGEDGQEIEHEVFDFPGAGVAMGMYNLDESIRDFARASLNYGINRNWPVYLSTKNTILKAYDGRFKDIFAEVYEAEFVEKFKELGIVYEHRLIDDMVASALKWNGEFVWACKNYDGDVQSDQVAQGFGSLGLMTSVLMTPDGKTIEAEAAHGTVTRHYRQHQQGKATSTNPIASIFAWTGGLKFRGKFDGTPDVTRFAETLEQVCIETVENGDMTKDLAILIGPDQKWMTTEQFFEAVRVNLENKMASWA, encoded by the coding sequence ATGGCGAAGATCAAGGTGAAAACGCCCGTCGTGGAGATCGACGGCGACGAAATGACGCGGATCATCTGGGAATGGATCCGTGAGCGCCTGATCAAGCCGTATCTCGATATCGAGCTCGACTATTACGACCTCGGCATGGAGCATCGCGACAACACCGACGACAAGGTGACGACCGACAGCGCCAAGGCCATCCAGAAGTATGGCGTGGGCGTGAAGTGCGCGACGATCACCCCTGACGAAGCACGCGTCGAGGAATTCGGCCTCAAGAAGATGTGGAAGTCGCCCAACGGCACGATCCGCAACATCCTGGGCGGCGTCGTGTTCCGCGAGCCGATCGTGATCAAGAACGTTCCCCGCCTGATTCCGGGCTGGACGCACCCGATCGTCGTCGGCCGTCACGCGTTCGGCGACCAGTATCGCGCGACCGACTTCAAGGTGCCGGGCGCCGGCAAGCTGACCATGAAGTGGACGGGCGAAGACGGTCAGGAGATCGAGCATGAGGTGTTCGATTTCCCGGGCGCCGGCGTCGCGATGGGCATGTACAACCTGGACGAGTCGATCCGCGATTTCGCGCGCGCCTCGCTGAACTATGGAATCAACCGCAACTGGCCGGTGTACCTCTCGACCAAGAACACGATCCTGAAGGCCTATGACGGCCGCTTCAAGGACATCTTCGCCGAGGTGTACGAGGCCGAGTTCGTCGAGAAGTTCAAGGAACTGGGCATCGTCTACGAGCACCGCCTGATCGACGACATGGTCGCATCGGCGCTGAAGTGGAACGGCGAGTTCGTCTGGGCCTGCAAGAACTATGACGGCGATGTGCAGTCCGACCAGGTCGCGCAGGGCTTTGGTTCGCTGGGTCTCATGACCTCCGTGCTGATGACGCCCGATGGCAAGACGATCGAGGCGGAAGCGGCGCACGGCACCGTTACGCGCCACTATCGCCAGCACCAGCAGGGCAAGGCGACGTCGACAAATCCGATCGCGTCGATCTTCGCCTGGACCGGCGGCCTGAAGTTCCGCGGCAAGTTCGACGGCACGCCCGACGTGACGCGCTTCGCCGAAACACTGGAGCAGGTCTGCATCGAGACGGTCGAGAACGGCGACATGACCAAGGATCTCGCGATCCTGATCGGGCCGGACCAGAAGTGGATGACGACCGAGCAGTTCTTCGAAGCGGTTCGCGTCAATCTCGAGAACAAGATGGCGAGCTGGGCATAA
- a CDS encoding phosphatidylserine decarboxylase produces MPSLPKPEEQGLPVTTTVKWRFPAVHPEGQKFTAIAFGITLLMTIVHNVFFWPLLGITIWVAAFFRDPIRTTPRGEDLIVSPADGLVTMIAEVPVPRELAADLGATHLTRVSVFMSVFDVHINRSPIAGTIRQVVYISGKFLNADLDKASEENERQHFVVEGHDGRKVGFTQIAGLVARRIMGFVKVGDMVAAGQRVGLIRFGSRVDVYLPAGYAPQVALGQRAIAGETVLARAGAVPATGVAQ; encoded by the coding sequence ATGCCTTCACTACCGAAACCCGAAGAACAGGGTCTGCCCGTCACCACCACCGTCAAGTGGCGCTTCCCCGCCGTTCATCCGGAGGGGCAGAAATTCACTGCCATCGCCTTCGGCATCACGCTGCTGATGACCATCGTCCACAACGTCTTCTTCTGGCCTTTGCTGGGAATCACCATCTGGGTCGCCGCCTTCTTTCGCGATCCGATCCGCACCACGCCGCGCGGTGAAGATCTGATCGTCTCTCCGGCCGACGGTCTGGTTACGATGATCGCCGAGGTGCCGGTCCCGCGCGAACTCGCAGCGGATCTGGGCGCCACCCATCTCACCCGCGTGTCGGTGTTCATGAGTGTGTTTGACGTTCACATCAACCGCTCGCCGATTGCAGGAACGATCCGGCAGGTCGTCTATATCTCGGGCAAGTTCCTCAATGCCGATCTCGATAAGGCGTCGGAGGAAAACGAGCGCCAGCATTTCGTCGTTGAAGGTCATGACGGCCGAAAGGTCGGCTTTACCCAGATCGCCGGTCTCGTGGCGCGGCGCATCATGGGGTTCGTGAAGGTCGGGGACATGGTCGCCGCCGGTCAGCGCGTGGGCCTGATCCGCTTCGGCAGCCGCGTCGACGTGTATCTTCCCGCCGGCTATGCGCCGCAGGTCGCCCTCGGTCAGCGCGCGATCGCTGGCGAAACGGTCCTGGCACGCGCCGGAGCCGTTCCGGCCACGGGCGTCGCTCAGTGA
- a CDS encoding phosphatidylcholine/phosphatidylserine synthase gives MRRPIRPRRGLPLRAVAPNAITALALCSGLSGVQFAVKARMMENDLPLLRGAELAALADRVATHWQLAVAFVLIAGLLDGIDGRIARLLHGESRFGAELDSLADAISFGVSPALILYLWSLSSLPRFGWMAALMLAVFAALRLARFNANIDADDQPHKSAGFLTGVPAPAGAGLALLPMFLWFWTEASALRSPYIVAPWTVLAALLMVSSLATWSWASLRLRRNIRFEALALVVIVAAAAVTAPWHTVSVLGIAYLLALPFSIASYARVKRLRAAGMQAPAVPAPPTA, from the coding sequence GTGAGGCGCCCGATCCGTCCGCGACGGGGGCTTCCGCTCCGCGCGGTCGCTCCCAACGCGATCACGGCGCTCGCGCTTTGCTCCGGCCTCAGCGGCGTGCAGTTCGCCGTCAAGGCGCGCATGATGGAAAACGATCTGCCGTTATTGCGCGGGGCAGAGCTTGCCGCCTTGGCGGATCGGGTCGCCACTCACTGGCAGCTTGCAGTCGCCTTCGTCCTCATCGCTGGGCTGCTCGACGGGATTGATGGCCGCATCGCGCGGCTGCTGCATGGGGAAAGCCGCTTCGGGGCCGAGCTGGACTCGCTGGCGGACGCCATTTCCTTCGGGGTCTCGCCTGCCTTGATCCTGTACCTTTGGTCGCTGTCATCGCTGCCACGGTTCGGATGGATGGCGGCCCTGATGTTGGCGGTGTTCGCGGCGCTGCGCCTTGCCCGCTTCAACGCCAACATTGATGCCGACGATCAGCCGCACAAGTCCGCCGGTTTCCTCACCGGCGTCCCGGCGCCGGCTGGCGCGGGGCTTGCCCTGCTTCCGATGTTCCTGTGGTTCTGGACCGAGGCGTCGGCGCTCCGCTCGCCCTATATCGTGGCGCCTTGGACGGTGCTCGCCGCCTTGCTGATGGTGTCCAGCCTCGCGACCTGGTCATGGGCTTCACTACGCTTGCGCCGCAACATCCGCTTTGAAGCGCTGGCGCTGGTCGTGATCGTTGCCGCTGCTGCCGTGACTGCGCCCTGGCATACGGTTAGCGTGCTGGGGATCGCCTATCTGCTGGCGCTGCCGTTCAGCATCGCCAGCTACGCGCGGGTCAAGCGGCTGCGCGCGGCCGGTATGCAGGCGCCGGCCGTGCCTGCGCCGCCCACCGCCTGA